Proteins co-encoded in one Desulfitobacterium hafniense DCB-2 genomic window:
- a CDS encoding dimethyl sulfoxide reductase subunit A, whose amino-acid sequence MNLSRRSFLKWSATLGAMGTGLMSLTACSQNASLTGSEAASAGEQIIPTASTQDCGGRCLIKAHVKDGVITRISTRGAYEEDEPGANMKACLRGRSYRKHLYHPDRLKYPMKRVGKRGEGKFEQISWEEAIDTIAKETRRIFDQYGPESRYCNVGTGDTGGVIYRMGLGGRFLSATGGHLPLYNSVSMGNTGTATPYVYGVAATASSLDSLKDTKLVILWGHNTTETIFGASNYYFRQMKNRGCKFICVDPRNSNTAVAFADEWIPLLPTTDNALMDAMAYVIVSENLHDQAFLDQYVQGFDEEHMPEGVPAHESLVSYLFGKKDGVEKTPEWAEAICKVPAETIRRIAREYATTKPAALIQGWGPQRHSCGERTALGATMLASITGNVGVLGGWAGGYIGLSRKGCVGLPDVPNPYPGAIPTLSWVDAIECPEKVTPAEGLLGVDKLNSPIKMLLNLAGDFIANQNPDINRTIRVLEDESLVEFIVVSDLFMTPSARYADILLPGNTFFERYNIGATWNNGDYFILSQKIVDNYYESRSEYDWLAEVADKLGAKDVFTGGKTEEEWVRWIVDETRAKYPETLSWEELEKVGISKFHYDGPRVAFQDQIEDPVNNPFPTPSGKIELFSKTLYDMHNPEIPAIPVYVPAWEGPEDELTEKYPLQLIGWKTKARDNSTFYNNPWLQQAMVQEVWINPMDAKPRNIVTGDRVKVFNDRGTTMLQARVTSRVIPGVIAAPTGSWFTPDGKGGCTNGNLNVLTTLRKTALSHGNTQHTSLVEISKL is encoded by the coding sequence ATGAACTTATCAAGAAGAAGTTTCTTAAAGTGGTCTGCCACCCTGGGGGCCATGGGAACAGGACTTATGTCATTAACCGCCTGTAGTCAGAACGCTTCCTTAACCGGCAGCGAAGCAGCTTCTGCAGGAGAACAAATCATCCCCACCGCCAGCACCCAGGACTGCGGGGGGCGTTGCCTGATCAAAGCTCATGTGAAAGACGGCGTAATCACGAGGATCAGTACCCGGGGCGCTTATGAAGAGGATGAACCCGGTGCGAATATGAAAGCCTGCCTGAGGGGACGGAGCTATCGCAAACATCTCTATCACCCTGATCGCTTGAAGTACCCCATGAAACGGGTGGGCAAACGGGGAGAAGGAAAATTCGAACAGATCTCCTGGGAAGAAGCCATTGATACCATTGCCAAAGAAACCCGGCGCATCTTTGATCAATATGGACCTGAATCAAGATACTGCAACGTAGGCACTGGGGATACCGGCGGCGTAATTTACCGTATGGGCCTTGGCGGCCGTTTCCTAAGCGCCACCGGCGGTCATCTCCCGTTGTACAATTCGGTTAGTATGGGGAATACGGGCACTGCTACTCCTTATGTCTATGGGGTCGCCGCTACCGCCAGCAGTCTGGACAGCTTAAAAGACACCAAGCTGGTTATTCTTTGGGGACACAATACCACCGAGACTATTTTCGGCGCCTCCAATTATTATTTCCGTCAAATGAAGAACCGCGGCTGTAAATTTATCTGCGTCGATCCCCGCAACTCCAATACGGCTGTGGCTTTTGCCGACGAATGGATTCCCTTGCTGCCTACCACGGATAATGCCCTGATGGATGCCATGGCTTATGTGATCGTCAGCGAGAATCTGCACGATCAAGCTTTTCTGGATCAATACGTCCAGGGCTTTGATGAGGAGCATATGCCCGAAGGAGTACCCGCCCATGAATCCTTAGTATCCTATCTCTTCGGTAAAAAGGATGGGGTGGAGAAAACCCCGGAATGGGCAGAGGCTATCTGCAAAGTTCCTGCCGAAACCATTCGCCGTATTGCCCGGGAATACGCCACCACGAAACCGGCGGCCCTTATCCAGGGCTGGGGCCCCCAACGGCATTCCTGCGGAGAGAGAACAGCCCTCGGCGCTACCATGCTGGCTTCCATTACCGGCAATGTAGGCGTTCTTGGGGGCTGGGCCGGCGGCTATATCGGTCTGAGCCGCAAAGGTTGCGTTGGACTTCCTGACGTACCGAATCCTTATCCCGGAGCTATTCCAACCTTATCCTGGGTCGATGCCATTGAATGCCCCGAAAAAGTCACCCCGGCAGAAGGATTGCTGGGTGTAGACAAACTGAACAGCCCGATCAAAATGCTCTTGAACTTGGCCGGAGATTTCATAGCCAATCAAAATCCTGATATCAACCGCACGATCAGAGTTTTAGAAGATGAGAGCCTCGTGGAATTCATCGTGGTCAGCGACCTGTTCATGACTCCCAGTGCCCGCTATGCGGACATTCTCCTGCCCGGCAACACCTTCTTTGAGCGTTATAATATCGGCGCAACCTGGAATAATGGGGATTACTTCATCCTCTCCCAAAAGATTGTGGATAATTATTATGAAAGCCGTTCCGAATATGATTGGTTGGCTGAAGTAGCGGATAAGCTGGGAGCAAAGGATGTCTTCACCGGCGGCAAGACTGAGGAAGAATGGGTGCGCTGGATTGTCGACGAGACCCGGGCCAAGTATCCGGAGACCCTTTCCTGGGAGGAGCTGGAGAAAGTAGGCATCAGCAAATTCCATTATGACGGTCCCCGGGTAGCTTTCCAGGATCAGATCGAAGATCCGGTCAACAATCCTTTCCCCACCCCATCCGGCAAAATAGAGCTCTTCTCCAAGACCCTTTACGATATGCATAACCCCGAAATTCCTGCTATACCTGTTTACGTACCGGCCTGGGAAGGACCGGAAGATGAGTTAACCGAAAAATATCCCCTGCAGCTGATTGGCTGGAAAACGAAAGCAAGAGACAACTCCACCTTCTATAATAATCCCTGGCTACAGCAAGCCATGGTCCAGGAAGTATGGATCAACCCCATGGATGCCAAACCCAGAAACATTGTTACCGGCGACCGGGTCAAAGTATTTAACGATCGTGGCACGACCATGCTCCAAGCCCGGGTTACATCAAGGGTTATTCCCGGAGTTATCGCCGCCCCCACAGGATCCTGGTTTACTCCCGATGGCAAAGGCGGTTGCACTAACGGCAACCTTAACGTCCTGACTACCTTAAGAAAAACTGCTCTTTCTCATGGCAATACTCAACATACCAGCCTGGTGGAAATAAGCAAATTATAA
- a CDS encoding TorD/DmsD family molecular chaperone has product MGVHEGRLYVYQLLKHLFEQPLNREGLIELQEQPGLKELAQISSGAQSINDFLVTNKDEYPETLCQALQAEYQRLFVGPGQVLVPIWESVYFDPEHLMFGERTLAVREFYRKYHLESIHKNRQPEDHLAVELEFMTYLIGQYLASEDDVQQTKLLRDQKEFIQKHLATWKDEFLQFLEKSTGCLLYRGGGQLLKEFLDMECETFEHLEEVS; this is encoded by the coding sequence ATGGGTGTACATGAAGGGCGCTTATATGTTTATCAACTACTCAAGCACTTATTTGAACAACCTTTAAACCGTGAAGGCCTAATAGAATTACAAGAGCAGCCTGGACTGAAGGAACTGGCTCAGATAAGTTCCGGAGCACAGAGCATTAACGATTTCTTAGTTACGAACAAAGACGAGTATCCTGAAACACTTTGCCAAGCGCTTCAAGCTGAGTATCAGAGGCTTTTTGTCGGCCCCGGACAGGTACTTGTACCCATCTGGGAGTCCGTCTATTTTGACCCGGAGCATTTGATGTTCGGGGAACGCACCTTGGCAGTGAGAGAATTCTACCGTAAGTATCATCTCGAGTCGATTCACAAGAACCGGCAACCCGAAGATCACCTGGCAGTGGAATTGGAGTTTATGACTTATCTGATTGGCCAATATCTGGCAAGTGAGGATGACGTCCAGCAAACAAAGCTGCTCAGGGATCAAAAAGAGTTTATTCAGAAACATCTTGCCACCTGGAAGGATGAGTTCCTCCAATTTCTGGAGAAGTCAACCGGCTGCCTGCTGTATCGAGGCGGCGGACAATTGCTAAAGGAATTTTTGGATATGGAATGTGAGACGTTTGAACATCTAGAGGAGGTAAGCTAG
- the feoB gene encoding ferrous iron transport protein B: MKLNELEIGRSASIISVGGKGALRQHFLDMGVIPGAIVTMVKLAPLGDPMEVRIHGYELTLRLADAEKIEILPVDDVEQLAEKSKKREFVKHPGLGETGIFHTKADGDPLPDSQLLTFALAGNQNCGKTTLFNQLTGSNQRVGNFPGVTVDRKDGVIKGHANTLVTDLPGIYSMSPYSNEELVTRQFLLQDKPKGIINIVDATNIERNLYLTIQLMELNIPMVLALNMMDEVRENGGSIHINEMENRLGIPVVPIAASKNEGIQELVDHAIHVAKNQERPGRMDFCDPDHDNGAVHRCLHAIIHLIEDHAKRAQIPLRFAASKVAEGDEEILKALNLNQNELELLDHIIQQMEDERGLDHGAAIADMRFKFIKEVCDATVVKPKESKEYARSVAIDNVLTGKYTAIPAFVGIMSLVFWLTFGVIGTWLADGLDLGITWLSELVDMGLTAYGINPVVHSLIIDGIFAGVGSVLSFLPIIVTLFFFLSILEDSGYMARVAFVMDKLLRKIGLSGRSIVPMLIGFGCSVPGVMASRTLPSERDRKMTILLTPFMSCSAKLPIYALFTAAFFPRYGALVMIGLYFAGIVTGIVFALLLKGTMFKGEPVPFVMELPNYRMPGFKNVWQLLWDKAKDFITRAFTVIFVATIIIWFLQYFDPRLNVVSDSQDSLLALVSGIIAPIFVPLGFGDWRISTALITGFMAKESVVSTLTVLLGGSTASLGSMFTPFSAIVFLVFTLLYTPCVAAIASVRRELGGKWAVGVAVMQCVIAWVVALCVHLLGIMMGWV, encoded by the coding sequence ATGAAGCTTAATGAACTAGAAATAGGCCGGAGCGCCTCCATCATTTCCGTAGGCGGAAAAGGCGCTCTGCGTCAGCATTTTCTTGATATGGGCGTCATTCCCGGTGCCATCGTAACTATGGTTAAGCTGGCACCCTTAGGAGACCCTATGGAAGTGCGCATCCATGGCTATGAATTGACACTGCGCCTGGCCGATGCAGAAAAAATTGAAATCCTGCCTGTTGATGATGTGGAACAATTAGCGGAGAAATCCAAGAAGAGGGAGTTCGTCAAGCACCCGGGGCTTGGGGAGACCGGGATATTTCACACGAAAGCGGACGGAGACCCGCTGCCGGACAGCCAACTCCTTACCTTTGCCTTGGCAGGCAATCAGAACTGCGGTAAAACAACCCTCTTTAACCAACTGACCGGTTCCAATCAACGGGTGGGGAACTTTCCGGGAGTGACGGTGGATAGAAAAGACGGCGTCATCAAGGGACATGCCAATACTCTGGTCACCGATTTGCCGGGGATCTACTCCATGTCTCCTTACAGCAATGAAGAGCTGGTAACCCGCCAGTTTTTGCTTCAGGATAAGCCTAAGGGGATTATTAATATTGTAGATGCTACGAACATCGAAAGAAACCTCTATCTGACCATACAGTTGATGGAATTGAATATTCCTATGGTGTTGGCTTTGAACATGATGGATGAAGTGCGGGAAAACGGCGGTTCTATTCACATTAACGAAATGGAGAACAGGCTGGGAATACCTGTTGTTCCCATCGCTGCTTCCAAAAACGAAGGAATCCAGGAGCTGGTGGATCACGCTATTCATGTGGCCAAAAATCAGGAACGGCCCGGAAGAATGGATTTTTGCGATCCGGACCATGATAACGGCGCTGTTCACCGCTGTCTTCATGCCATCATCCATCTGATTGAGGATCATGCCAAACGGGCTCAGATTCCTCTGCGCTTCGCCGCCAGCAAGGTTGCCGAAGGGGATGAGGAAATTCTCAAAGCGCTGAATCTGAATCAAAACGAGCTGGAGCTCCTCGATCATATTATTCAGCAGATGGAAGATGAAAGAGGCTTGGATCATGGGGCAGCCATTGCCGATATGCGGTTCAAATTTATTAAAGAAGTATGCGACGCAACGGTGGTTAAACCTAAGGAGAGCAAGGAATACGCCAGAAGTGTGGCCATTGATAATGTCCTGACGGGGAAATATACAGCCATTCCAGCCTTTGTGGGCATTATGAGCCTGGTTTTCTGGCTGACCTTCGGCGTGATCGGCACCTGGTTGGCGGATGGCCTCGACCTGGGAATCACCTGGCTGTCGGAGTTGGTGGATATGGGACTGACCGCCTACGGGATTAACCCGGTTGTCCACTCTTTGATTATCGACGGTATCTTTGCCGGTGTGGGCAGTGTGCTGAGTTTTTTGCCGATTATCGTGACTTTATTCTTTTTCTTATCCATCCTTGAAGATAGCGGTTATATGGCCAGAGTGGCTTTTGTCATGGACAAGCTTTTAAGAAAAATCGGCCTTTCCGGCCGCAGCATTGTGCCGATGCTGATCGGCTTTGGCTGTTCTGTTCCGGGGGTTATGGCCAGCAGGACCCTTCCTTCCGAACGGGACCGGAAGATGACTATTTTGTTGACCCCGTTTATGAGCTGTTCCGCCAAACTGCCGATTTACGCTCTCTTTACGGCGGCATTCTTCCCCAGATACGGAGCTTTGGTGATGATCGGGCTGTACTTTGCCGGAATTGTGACGGGGATAGTATTTGCTTTGCTTTTAAAGGGAACTATGTTCAAAGGAGAACCGGTCCCTTTTGTGATGGAATTGCCCAATTATCGCATGCCCGGTTTCAAGAATGTCTGGCAGCTTCTGTGGGATAAAGCCAAGGACTTTATTACCAGAGCATTTACTGTGATCTTTGTAGCAACGATCATTATTTGGTTCCTGCAGTATTTTGACCCTCGCTTAAATGTGGTCTCCGATTCTCAAGACAGCCTCTTGGCTTTGGTTTCGGGTATTATCGCTCCGATTTTCGTACCTCTTGGTTTTGGAGATTGGCGGATTTCGACGGCCCTGATCACGGGATTTATGGCCAAGGAAAGCGTGGTTTCCACGTTGACCGTGCTATTGGGTGGTTCCACTGCTTCCCTGGGCAGCATGTTCACTCCCTTTTCGGCCATCGTGTTTCTGGTATTTACCTTGTTATATACTCCCTGTGTGGCAGCCATTGCCTCCGTAAGGCGTGAGCTTGGCGGAAAATGGGCTGTGGGTGTAGCGGTTATGCAATGTGTTATCGCCTGGGTGGTGGCCCTTTGCGTCCATCTCCTTGGCATCATGATGGGGTGGGTGTAG
- a CDS encoding FeoB-associated Cys-rich membrane protein, giving the protein MNGWSVLLLVLIIAGFLMAVRSIWRNKDNPCGGCSGDCSSCKHPNPPEQAEK; this is encoded by the coding sequence ATGAACGGGTGGAGCGTTTTGCTTCTGGTGCTCATTATAGCGGGCTTTTTGATGGCTGTACGTTCTATCTGGAGGAACAAGGATAACCCTTGCGGGGGCTGCAGTGGAGACTGCAGTTCCTGCAAGCATCCCAATCCTCCGGAGCAAGCTGAAAAATAA
- a CDS encoding ketopantoate reductase family protein: protein MNITIVGAGATGGYFGARLAASGLNVTFLVREKRAAQLREKGLVIKSVVEDLTLEAPQIAINAEDIPACDLVLLGLKNYQLAASLPQLKVLVNRGAKILPFLNGVEHFEILAKELGQENVLGGVCKIISTLDSEGTIHHTSKVHQIIFGELEPSGKEFCLRLEQAMAKANFKVKYTENILNEIWSKYAFITVFSGVTSAGDLTTDQICAHEATVKVYRRSLEEMKSLADAYGAALSEDFVEQNVEGLPKYAKGSTSSMHQDMRKGLLLEVESLQGAAIRLAGRKNMELPTIETLYGLIKPYEMGSIG from the coding sequence ATGAACATAACCATAGTAGGTGCGGGAGCTACCGGAGGATACTTTGGCGCAAGATTGGCGGCAAGCGGGCTTAATGTCACGTTCTTGGTCCGTGAGAAACGGGCGGCTCAGCTGAGGGAAAAGGGCCTGGTGATCAAGAGTGTGGTAGAGGATTTAACCCTTGAGGCTCCTCAGATAGCCATTAATGCGGAAGATATTCCTGCCTGCGACCTAGTGCTGCTGGGATTGAAAAACTACCAACTGGCGGCAAGTCTTCCCCAGCTCAAGGTCTTAGTGAATCGGGGTGCTAAAATACTGCCTTTTCTCAATGGGGTAGAGCATTTTGAAATACTGGCAAAAGAGCTTGGCCAAGAGAATGTTCTGGGTGGTGTCTGTAAAATCATCTCCACTCTCGACTCAGAAGGAACCATTCATCATACCAGCAAAGTTCACCAGATCATCTTTGGCGAATTGGAACCCTCCGGCAAGGAGTTTTGCCTGAGGCTGGAACAAGCTATGGCGAAGGCCAACTTCAAGGTGAAATATACGGAGAATATCTTAAACGAAATCTGGAGTAAGTATGCCTTTATCACCGTATTCTCCGGGGTTACCTCCGCCGGTGATCTGACCACGGATCAAATCTGTGCTCATGAGGCTACGGTAAAAGTCTACCGCCGTTCTCTGGAAGAGATGAAAAGCCTGGCCGATGCCTACGGAGCTGCCTTAAGTGAAGATTTTGTGGAGCAAAATGTGGAAGGGCTGCCGAAATACGCGAAAGGCTCCACATCCTCCATGCATCAAGACATGCGCAAAGGCTTGCTTCTGGAAGTGGAAAGCCTTCAGGGGGCCGCAATTCGTCTGGCCGGCAGAAAGAATATGGAACTGCCCACCATTGAAACCTTGTATGGGCTGATTAAACCCTATGAGATGGGGAGCATCGGGTAA
- a CDS encoding MFS transporter — translation MVEWRKRLKNLLLLRFIHGFGWGASSTASSTIATDIIPKARMGEGMGYFGLTGTLAMAVGPALSLGLASRYGYNTVFTIATASVVIALVFALLIRYQEPEGRANPDLANKQSIFEKTALRPGVTIAFITMSYGGVVSFIALYAAQRQVENIGLFFTVYAIALMISRPVFGKLSDRKGYSFAILPGMIGVSGAMLLLFFAHTLAGFVVAGFIYGLGFGALQPALQAMAVRNVPPSRRGAANATFFLGFDLGIGVGAMLWGAVAELVGYQAIYLWALLPIGIAFVIYWKARHTMGL, via the coding sequence GTGGTGGAATGGAGGAAAAGGCTTAAGAATTTACTCCTTTTGCGCTTCATCCACGGCTTTGGCTGGGGTGCTTCCAGTACAGCCAGCAGTACTATCGCCACAGATATTATACCCAAAGCCCGTATGGGCGAGGGGATGGGCTACTTTGGCCTGACAGGTACGCTGGCCATGGCAGTGGGGCCGGCCCTTAGCCTGGGCCTGGCGAGCCGTTACGGCTATAATACGGTGTTCACCATTGCGACTGCTTCAGTGGTGATTGCTTTGGTGTTTGCTTTACTTATCCGGTACCAGGAACCGGAGGGAAGGGCCAATCCTGACCTTGCCAATAAACAGAGTATATTCGAAAAGACAGCTCTGCGGCCGGGAGTCACGATAGCCTTTATTACCATGTCCTATGGAGGGGTTGTTTCGTTTATTGCTCTTTATGCAGCCCAGCGTCAAGTTGAAAACATCGGGTTGTTTTTTACAGTATACGCTATTGCACTGATGATATCCCGGCCTGTGTTTGGTAAGCTTTCTGATCGAAAAGGGTATTCCTTTGCCATTCTGCCTGGAATGATAGGCGTTTCCGGTGCGATGCTGCTGCTATTTTTTGCCCATACCCTGGCAGGATTTGTAGTTGCCGGTTTTATTTATGGTTTAGGCTTTGGTGCCCTTCAACCCGCTTTGCAGGCCATGGCAGTGCGCAACGTCCCTCCTTCGCGACGAGGGGCGGCTAATGCTACCTTCTTTTTGGGATTCGACCTGGGTATTGGCGTGGGGGCTATGCTTTGGGGCGCTGTCGCTGAACTGGTCGGCTATCAGGCCATTTATCTGTGGGCATTGCTTCCTATTGGAATCGCTTTTGTGATTTATTGGAAGGCGCGGCACACCATGGGCTTATAG
- a CDS encoding serpin family protein: MKKKYRLMVTWALVAVLLGMTLTGCSGNSNVAVGDLMKGINKNPVQLPQEMDGELNQALLDFTWNLFKESGADKGNVMISAPSVYLALGMALNGADGETREAMLKALSAQNIKLEDLNAGLSAWSNSLMDKKNKTDVRIANSIWIRNGFEADPAFLQTNGDYYQAGIRSLDFADPSAPKIINQWVEEKTEGTIDKIIETMDDDLMMYLINAIYFKGDWQEPFKAGSTYTGTFAAPAGGVETPFMRRSGNMDYIQNQGATGVILPYADERFAFVGILPEEGKSPRDFINTTTAADMLKLISTKKIKNVDLSLPKFASSYENELRDELNALGMDVAFDPFRADFSLMNKAHNKDLFIGGVKHKTYIKVDEKGTEAAAVTGVEVNTTSMPIDLTQVVFDRPFVYAIIDWQTNSPLFVGIMEDPTIR, translated from the coding sequence ATGAAGAAAAAATATCGATTAATGGTAACTTGGGCCTTAGTGGCGGTGCTGCTGGGAATGACTCTGACCGGCTGTTCAGGAAACTCCAATGTGGCTGTCGGGGATTTGATGAAGGGGATTAATAAAAATCCTGTCCAGCTTCCCCAGGAAATGGATGGAGAGTTAAATCAAGCGCTGCTGGATTTTACTTGGAATTTGTTTAAGGAAAGCGGTGCCGATAAGGGGAATGTCATGATCTCAGCACCCTCTGTCTATCTGGCCTTAGGGATGGCTTTAAATGGTGCCGACGGAGAGACCAGAGAAGCCATGCTCAAAGCTCTGTCTGCCCAAAACATAAAGCTGGAGGATCTTAATGCAGGTTTGTCCGCATGGAGCAATTCCTTGATGGATAAGAAAAATAAGACTGATGTGCGTATTGCTAATTCGATCTGGATTCGCAATGGTTTTGAGGCCGATCCGGCTTTTCTGCAGACCAATGGGGATTATTATCAAGCAGGCATAAGAAGTCTTGATTTTGCCGATCCCTCGGCCCCTAAGATCATCAATCAATGGGTGGAAGAGAAAACAGAGGGAACCATCGATAAGATCATCGAGACGATGGATGATGATTTAATGATGTATCTTATCAATGCCATCTACTTTAAAGGGGATTGGCAGGAGCCGTTTAAGGCGGGAAGTACCTATACAGGAACCTTCGCCGCTCCGGCGGGCGGTGTAGAAACTCCATTTATGAGACGAAGCGGAAATATGGATTATATTCAAAATCAAGGGGCTACGGGGGTCATTCTCCCTTACGCCGATGAGCGCTTTGCTTTCGTAGGGATCTTGCCTGAAGAAGGGAAATCTCCCCGGGATTTTATCAACACGACCACTGCGGCGGATATGCTGAAATTAATCAGCACGAAAAAGATCAAGAACGTTGATCTTTCTCTGCCCAAATTTGCCAGCAGCTATGAAAACGAACTGCGGGATGAACTCAATGCCTTGGGAATGGACGTAGCTTTTGATCCTTTCCGTGCTGATTTCTCATTAATGAATAAGGCCCATAACAAGGACCTTTTTATCGGGGGAGTAAAGCATAAAACCTATATTAAAGTGGATGAAAAGGGAACAGAAGCCGCTGCAGTAACAGGAGTGGAGGTCAACACGACCAGTATGCCCATCGATCTTACCCAAGTCGTATTTGATCGGCCTTTTGTCTATGCCATCATCGATTGGCAGACAAATAGCCCGTTGTTTGTAGGAATCATGGAAGATCCAACTATTCGTTGA
- a CDS encoding GntR family transcriptional regulator, with translation MSAITKSLPFHLQIYEILKGKILNGEISRGERLYENKISQELGVSRSPVREALRMLEQDELVVVTSTGLIVNPMEFSDMEEIYQCRMALEPFAAKISADKLTNEDLAALRNLVIQARVYHNQKAYEKVVESNTQFHDIIIQSSGNSRLIGIIEKIRSLIILSRKTEFECYQREEGYLDEHEGVLEALTQRNGDEAERLLRIHIMNDFEFYSLAYEKVLKK, from the coding sequence ATGAGTGCAATAACTAAAAGCCTGCCATTTCATCTTCAAATATATGAGATTCTTAAAGGCAAAATATTGAATGGTGAGATCAGCCGTGGCGAAAGACTTTATGAGAATAAGATTTCTCAGGAGTTGGGGGTTAGCCGCAGCCCTGTGCGAGAGGCTTTGCGCATGCTCGAGCAGGATGAATTGGTTGTGGTAACGTCAACTGGACTGATTGTTAACCCGATGGAGTTTTCGGATATGGAAGAAATCTATCAATGCAGGATGGCCTTAGAGCCGTTCGCTGCGAAAATCTCCGCAGATAAGCTGACCAATGAAGATTTGGCTGCCCTGCGCAACCTTGTGATACAAGCTCGGGTCTATCATAATCAAAAGGCCTACGAGAAAGTGGTCGAGTCAAACACCCAATTCCACGATATTATTATTCAGAGCAGCGGCAACAGCCGCCTGATTGGAATCATTGAAAAAATTCGCTCACTCATTATTCTTTCGCGGAAAACAGAGTTTGAATGTTACCAGAGAGAAGAGGGTTACCTGGATGAGCATGAAGGGGTGTTAGAAGCCCTCACCCAAAGAAATGGGGACGAAGCGGAGAGATTGCTGAGAATTCATATTATGAACGATTTTGAGTTCTATAGCTTGGCTTATGAAAAAGTATTAAAGAAATAA
- a CDS encoding MFS transporter, protein MSNASKQDHEPQNTLVGNVKRTNVRWYVFIAMLVLVTINYVDRAVLSIAMPAIQKDLNLDPAIVGVILSSFFWGYALMQIPSGFLLDRVNPSKVVLGSAVGWGIAQTLTGFVNSAGSLMFFRVLLGVTEAPIMPAGAKLQGIWLPSKERARGATIIDSGAPLGTAVGGPIIIAFMAWFGGWRGALIGAGLMTIILGVICYYILKGNPATHKGVNQAEREYIQTHLAQEQEEAQKETKTELKTSTYLSNKSFWGMCLGWFSFNTVFYGLLTWGPSFLAQTQGIDIKAIGFSTLLIFGCGFVGELVGGQLVDKWRQVGGKYNTVMKTCIGIAGLATSASIFLLTRASSLTMAIALLSTALFFLRWAGIFWSVPAAIAQRHHVGVLGGCMNFAGNIAGVITPIYIGLIVKFTGSFHAGLLIFVAAGVLLAVAGALINYEKKIGVV, encoded by the coding sequence ATGTCGAATGCATCAAAGCAAGATCATGAACCCCAAAACACTCTAGTGGGTAACGTTAAGCGGACAAATGTGCGTTGGTACGTTTTCATTGCTATGTTAGTACTTGTCACAATTAATTATGTTGACCGTGCGGTTTTATCTATTGCTATGCCTGCGATTCAAAAGGACTTAAACTTGGATCCCGCAATTGTCGGAGTTATTCTCAGTTCCTTCTTCTGGGGTTATGCCCTAATGCAAATTCCTTCCGGCTTCCTTCTTGATAGGGTTAACCCCTCAAAGGTGGTCCTTGGCTCGGCGGTGGGCTGGGGAATTGCCCAAACCTTGACCGGTTTTGTAAACAGCGCCGGCTCGCTGATGTTCTTCCGGGTTCTCCTCGGAGTTACGGAAGCTCCAATCATGCCTGCCGGAGCAAAATTGCAAGGTATTTGGCTGCCAAGCAAAGAAAGAGCCAGAGGCGCGACCATCATCGATAGTGGTGCTCCATTGGGTACAGCTGTCGGCGGACCGATTATTATTGCCTTTATGGCTTGGTTTGGCGGCTGGCGCGGAGCCCTCATCGGCGCCGGTCTGATGACTATTATTCTCGGGGTTATCTGCTATTATATCCTTAAAGGAAATCCAGCCACTCACAAGGGAGTTAATCAGGCTGAGCGTGAATATATCCAAACTCATCTGGCTCAGGAGCAGGAAGAAGCTCAGAAAGAAACCAAGACAGAGCTTAAAACATCCACATACCTGTCCAACAAAAGTTTCTGGGGAATGTGCTTAGGCTGGTTCTCCTTCAACACCGTATTCTATGGCCTGTTAACCTGGGGACCAAGTTTCCTCGCTCAGACTCAGGGCATTGATATTAAGGCTATCGGTTTCTCGACACTGCTGATTTTTGGCTGCGGCTTTGTGGGCGAGCTTGTTGGCGGGCAACTCGTTGACAAATGGCGTCAAGTCGGCGGTAAATATAACACGGTTATGAAAACTTGCATCGGCATAGCCGGTCTGGCAACTTCAGCTTCCATCTTCCTGCTCACAAGGGCCAGTTCCCTGACGATGGCGATTGCTTTGTTATCCACCGCATTGTTCTTTTTGCGCTGGGCAGGTATCTTCTGGAGTGTTCCGGCTGCCATCGCCCAACGCCACCATGTCGGTGTACTCGGTGGATGCATGAACTTTGCCGGTAATATTGCCGGGGTTATCACTCCGATTTACATCGGTTTAATTGTCAAATTTACAGGATCATTCCATGCCGGTCTGCTGATCTTCGTTGCGGCAGGTGTCCTCCTTGCTGTCGCCGGTGCGCTCATCAACTATGAAAAGAAAATCGGTGTTGTTTGA